The following proteins are encoded in a genomic region of Nicotiana sylvestris chromosome 4, ASM39365v2, whole genome shotgun sequence:
- the LOC104220470 gene encoding peroxidase 12-like, which translates to MVSTTSSFLLLLLVSSSFFVIEAQIPAPVKGLSWKFYESSCPQLESIIRKRLEKQIKDDVGQAAGLLRLHFHDCFVQGCDSSVLLDGSAGGPSEQTAIPNLTLRKKSFKIIDDLRKRVHDACGQVVSCSDITAIAARDSVVLTGGPNYNVPLGRKDGLNFATEQATLDNLVAPFANTTVVLGRLAAKGLDATDAVALSGAHTIGISHCTSFTDRLFPNQDPTMDKTFANNLKTSCPTANSNNTVDMDIRTPNLFDNKYYVDLMNRQGLFTSDQDLFTDRRTRGIVESFAKNQSLFFDKFVIGMIKMGQLNVVTGGNGEIRTRCDRRNKDKKVDIATVVEDVEDTFSALF; encoded by the exons ATGGTGTCCACTACTTCAAgttttctacttcttcttcttgtttcttcttCCTTCTTTGTAATAGAAGCTCAGATACCTGCTCCAGTGAAAGGTCTTTCATGGAAATTTTATGAATCTAGTTGCCCTCAGCTTGAATCCATTATTAGGAAGAGGCTTGAAAAGCAGATCAAGGATGATGTTGGCCAAGCTGCTGGTTTACTTCGCCTACATTTCCATGATTGCTTTGTTCAG GGATGTGATAGTTCAGTGTTGCTAGATGGATCAGCAGGAGGGCCAAGTGAGCAAACTGCAATTCCTAATTTGACACTAAGAAAGAAGTCATTCAAGATTATTGATGATCTTAGGAAAAGGGTTCACGATGCATGTGGGCAAGTTGTGTCTTGCTCTGACATTACAGCCATTGCTGCTAGGGACTCCGTTGTCTTG ACTGGTGGACCCAACTACAATGTTCCTTTAGGAAGAAAAGACGGACTCAACTTTGCAACAGAACAAGCAACCTTAGACAACCTTGTTGCACCATTTGCCAACACCACAGTCGTCCTCGGTCGCCTTGCAGCCAAGGGCTTAGACGCCACCGACGCCGTCGCATTGTCCGGGGCCCACACCATCGGAATCAGCCACTGCACTTCCTTCACTGACCGTCTCTTCCCTAACCAAGACCCAACCATGGACAAAACATTCGCTAACAACCTTAAAACCAGTTGTCCAACCGCGAACTCCAACAACACAGTCGACATGGATATCCGAACCCCTAATTTATTTGACAACAAATACTACGTTGATCTCATGAATAGGCAAGGGCTTTTCACTTCTGATCAGGATTTGTTCACTGATAGAAGGACTAGGGGAATTGTCGAGAGCTTTGCTAAGAACCAGTCACTGTTTTTTGACAAGTTTGTGATTGGTATGATCAAGATGGGACAGTTGAACGTGGTGACCGGTGGAAATGGTGAAATTAGGACTAGGTGTGATAGGAGGAACAAGGATAAGAAGGTTGATATTGCTACCGTCGTTGAAGATGTGGAGGATACTTTCTCTGctttgttttaa